A genomic stretch from Vicinamibacteria bacterium includes:
- the hflK gene encoding FtsH protease activity modulator HflK: protein MSFGGSGRGPFDFDASRMPRVNMPRLSPRGMGALVIAILAAVLLYKGVYQVATDAQGVVLRFGRFARVTEPGLHFLIPFVENVYEVPVQRQLKQEFGFRTTQPGVRSQFSREGFDDESLMLTGDLNVAVVEWIVQYKIKDPRDYLFNIRDVESTFRAMGEAAMREVVGDHSVDEVITTGRASIALQAKNILQELCERYGAGIDVQQLVLQDVTPPDPVKPSFNEVNEAIQEKERLTNEALAEYNQAIPRARGEAQRLIQEAEGYAAARVNRSVGEAGRFEAIYEEYRKAPRVTRNRMYLEMLNDVLPKLGRKVIVDEEGTSVLPLLNLQGEVKQ from the coding sequence ATGTCATTTGGAGGAAGCGGACGAGGACCGTTCGATTTCGACGCATCCCGCATGCCGCGCGTCAACATGCCCCGGCTGTCGCCGCGGGGCATGGGTGCACTGGTCATCGCGATCCTCGCCGCCGTGCTGCTCTATAAAGGCGTTTATCAAGTCGCGACCGACGCCCAGGGAGTCGTGCTCCGCTTCGGCCGCTTTGCTCGCGTGACCGAGCCGGGGCTCCATTTTCTCATTCCGTTCGTCGAGAACGTTTACGAAGTGCCGGTCCAGCGCCAGCTCAAACAGGAGTTCGGCTTTCGGACCACCCAGCCTGGGGTGCGCAGCCAGTTCAGCCGTGAGGGATTCGACGACGAGTCCCTGATGCTGACCGGCGATCTCAACGTCGCCGTCGTCGAGTGGATCGTGCAGTACAAGATCAAGGATCCGCGGGACTATCTCTTCAACATCCGCGACGTCGAGTCGACGTTTCGCGCCATGGGTGAAGCGGCGATGCGGGAAGTCGTCGGGGACCACAGCGTCGACGAGGTCATCACCACCGGCCGAGCCAGCATCGCCCTTCAGGCAAAGAACATACTCCAGGAGCTCTGCGAGCGGTATGGGGCGGGGATCGACGTCCAGCAGCTCGTTCTCCAGGACGTGACCCCGCCCGATCCCGTCAAGCCGTCTTTCAACGAGGTCAACGAAGCCATCCAGGAGAAGGAACGCCTCACCAACGAAGCTCTGGCCGAGTACAACCAGGCCATACCGCGTGCTCGAGGCGAGGCCCAGCGGCTCATTCAGGAGGCCGAGGGCTATGCCGCCGCTCGCGTCAATCGTTCGGTCGGTGAGGCCGGTCGCTTCGAGGCGATCTACGAGGAGTACCGCAAGGCGCCGAGGGTCACGCGGAATCGCATGTATCTCGAGATGCTGAACGACGTT